The following coding sequences are from one Kallotenue papyrolyticum window:
- a CDS encoding tripartite tricarboxylate transporter permease, whose translation MDLLAHLLNGFATALTPHNLLLAAIGVTLGTLVGVLPGIGPALTVALLLPLTYAFDPIGAFIMFAGIYYGGMYGGSTTSILLNTPGESASVATTFEGFQMAKAGRGGAALATAALGSFVAGTLSTLALTFVAPLIANVALLFQPADYFALTVLAFVSVTALVGRSLLRGMISLFIGLFIGLIGIDVLSGQARFTFGVVELLDGLDIVVVAVGLFAVGEALYVASRLRHTHEEIVPVRGGVWMTREEWRRSWRPWLRGALIGFPLGALPAGGAEIPTFLSYALEKRLSQQRHEFGHGAIEGVAGPEAANNAAFSGVLVPLLTLGIPTSATAAILLAAFQIYNLQPGPLLFRNAPDLVWALIASLYIGNVMLLILNLPLIRIWVLLLAIPRAVLYAAILVFATLGVYSIANSAVDVLVMYAIGALGFLMRRYDFPVGPTVLGVILMPLAEAQFRRALSISQGDLTVFVRRPLSLALLLAALAALLLPYLPALIARLRGQPTTGGRLIFGEGRED comes from the coding sequence ATGGATCTACTGGCCCACCTGCTCAACGGCTTCGCCACCGCGCTGACACCCCACAACCTGCTGCTGGCAGCCATCGGTGTGACGCTCGGCACGCTGGTGGGCGTGCTGCCCGGCATCGGCCCGGCGTTGACGGTGGCGCTGCTGCTGCCCCTGACCTATGCCTTTGATCCGATCGGGGCATTTATTATGTTCGCCGGCATCTACTACGGCGGCATGTATGGCGGCTCGACGACCTCGATCCTGCTCAACACGCCCGGCGAGTCGGCCTCGGTGGCGACGACCTTCGAGGGCTTTCAGATGGCCAAAGCGGGACGCGGCGGCGCGGCGCTGGCGACGGCGGCGCTCGGCTCGTTTGTGGCCGGCACGCTCTCGACGCTGGCGCTAACCTTTGTTGCGCCGCTGATCGCCAACGTGGCGCTGCTATTCCAACCGGCAGACTACTTTGCGCTAACCGTGCTGGCCTTCGTCAGCGTCACGGCGCTGGTGGGCCGTTCGCTGCTGCGCGGCATGATCAGCCTGTTCATCGGCCTGTTCATCGGGCTGATCGGCATCGATGTGCTGAGTGGGCAGGCGCGCTTCACCTTCGGCGTGGTCGAGCTGCTGGATGGTCTGGACATCGTGGTGGTGGCGGTGGGGCTGTTCGCCGTGGGCGAGGCGCTTTATGTCGCATCGCGGCTACGCCACACCCACGAGGAGATCGTGCCGGTGCGCGGCGGCGTGTGGATGACGCGCGAGGAGTGGCGGCGCTCGTGGCGACCCTGGCTGCGCGGCGCGCTGATCGGCTTTCCGCTGGGCGCACTGCCCGCCGGCGGTGCCGAAATCCCTACTTTCTTGAGCTATGCCCTGGAGAAGCGCCTGTCCCAACAGCGCCACGAGTTCGGCCATGGCGCGATCGAGGGCGTGGCCGGCCCCGAAGCGGCCAATAATGCCGCTTTTTCAGGCGTGTTGGTGCCACTGCTGACCCTGGGCATTCCCACCTCGGCTACGGCGGCGATCCTGCTGGCGGCCTTCCAGATCTACAATCTGCAGCCCGGTCCCCTCTTGTTCCGCAACGCGCCCGATCTGGTCTGGGCGCTGATCGCCAGCCTGTACATCGGCAATGTGATGCTGCTGATCCTCAATCTGCCGCTGATCCGCATCTGGGTGCTGCTGCTGGCGATCCCGCGCGCCGTGCTCTATGCGGCGATCCTGGTCTTTGCCACGCTGGGGGTCTATAGCATCGCCAACAGCGCCGTGGATGTGCTGGTGATGTATGCCATCGGCGCACTGGGCTTCCTGATGCGCCGCTATGATTTTCCAGTGGGACCCACGGTGCTGGGCGTGATCCTGATGCCGCTGGCCGAAGCACAGTTCCGGCGCGCGCTGTCGATCAGCCAGGGCGACCTGACGGTCTTTGTGCGCCGACCGCTGTCGCTGGCGTTGCTGCTGGCGGCGCTGGCGGCGCTGCTGCTGCCCTACCTGCCGGCGCTGATCGCACGCCTGCGCGGACAACCGACCACCGGCGGACGCCTCATCTTCGGTGAAGGCCGCGAGGATTGA
- a CDS encoding tripartite tricarboxylate transporter TctB family protein, producing MRRQLRGPRWFALALLGASGALLVEALRIPQGGGYSAIGPRFFPIIISVGLALLSLLLLARTTLLPDAGLAEAAATEAAATHWPTVGLLALALIGYALTLGRLGYIVATALFFPLTARLLGSRRPARDVLIGVALSLVIYYSFTRWLGIRLPAGVLGLF from the coding sequence ATGCGGCGGCAGCTGCGCGGACCGCGCTGGTTTGCCCTGGCACTGCTGGGCGCGAGTGGCGCGCTGCTGGTGGAGGCGCTGCGCATTCCGCAGGGCGGTGGCTACAGTGCGATCGGGCCGCGCTTCTTTCCGATCATCATCAGCGTGGGCCTGGCGCTGCTGAGTCTGCTGCTGCTGGCGCGCACCACGCTGTTGCCAGATGCGGGCTTGGCCGAGGCGGCGGCGACGGAAGCGGCCGCGACTCACTGGCCAACGGTCGGCCTGCTGGCGCTGGCGCTGATCGGCTATGCGCTGACGCTGGGCCGGCTCGGCTATATTGTAGCCACCGCGCTCTTCTTTCCGCTCACGGCGCGCCTGCTGGGTAGCCGCCGGCCCGCGCGCGATGTGCTGATCGGCGTAGCGCTCAGCCTGGTGATCTACTACAGCTTCACGCGCTGGCTCGGCATCCGCCTGCCGGCGGGCGTGCTCGGCCTCTTCTGA
- a CDS encoding class I SAM-dependent rRNA methyltransferase: protein MSGVVVLQPGRERSVLNRHPWIFAGAIARVDGDPRDGAAVDVHASDGAWLARGTWSGHSQIRVRLWSWDPAEAIDAELIARRVRRALAGRRALLDDPQTTAYRLIFSEADSLPGVIADRYGDWIVVQLSTVGAALRAQALVEALVDQLQPRGIYERSDAEMRAREGLERVDRLLWGTLPDGPIEILEHGQRLLVDLTGGHKTGAYLDQRENRRRVAAYCRGAEVLSCFSYTGGFEIAAAVAGAARILAIDSSPEALAMAAENLRRNVITTPVEHVAGNVFNELRRLRAEGRSFDVIILDPPKFVHNRAQIERASRGYKDINLLAMQLLRPGGILATFSCSGLLSADLFQKIVWGAAVDAQRDVQILERLTQAPDHPVLLTFPESEYLKGLICRVW from the coding sequence GTGAGCGGCGTTGTTGTTCTCCAACCCGGACGCGAGCGCTCGGTGCTCAACCGTCATCCCTGGATCTTCGCGGGCGCCATCGCGCGTGTGGATGGCGATCCGCGCGATGGCGCGGCGGTGGATGTGCATGCCAGCGATGGCGCCTGGTTGGCGCGCGGCACCTGGAGCGGCCACTCGCAGATCCGGGTGCGGTTGTGGAGCTGGGACCCTGCCGAGGCGATCGACGCGGAGCTGATCGCGCGGCGTGTGCGCCGTGCCCTGGCCGGACGACGCGCGCTGCTGGATGACCCGCAAACCACCGCCTATCGCCTGATCTTTTCCGAAGCCGATAGCCTGCCGGGCGTGATCGCCGACCGCTACGGCGACTGGATCGTGGTCCAGCTTTCCACCGTGGGCGCGGCGCTGCGCGCGCAGGCGCTCGTCGAGGCGCTGGTGGACCAGCTTCAGCCGCGTGGGATCTACGAGCGCAGCGATGCCGAGATGCGCGCGCGCGAGGGCCTGGAGCGCGTCGATCGCCTGTTGTGGGGCACGCTGCCCGACGGTCCGATCGAGATCCTGGAACACGGCCAGCGCTTGCTGGTGGATCTCACCGGTGGTCACAAAACCGGCGCCTATCTCGATCAGCGCGAGAATCGCCGGCGCGTCGCGGCCTACTGTCGCGGTGCCGAGGTGCTATCGTGCTTCTCCTATACCGGCGGCTTTGAGATCGCTGCGGCAGTCGCGGGCGCGGCGCGCATTCTGGCCATCGATAGCTCGCCTGAGGCCTTGGCAATGGCCGCCGAAAATCTGCGGCGCAACGTGATCACCACGCCGGTCGAACACGTGGCCGGCAACGTCTTCAACGAGCTGCGCCGACTGCGCGCCGAGGGCCGCAGCTTCGATGTGATCATCCTCGATCCGCCGAAATTTGTGCACAACCGCGCCCAGATCGAACGTGCCAGTCGTGGCTACAAGGACATCAACCTGCTGGCAATGCAGCTGCTACGGCCCGGCGGCATCCTGGCGACCTTCAGCTGTTCCGGCCTGCTCTCCGCCGATCTGTTCCAGAAGATCGTCTGGGGCGCAGCCGTCGATGCGCAGCGTGACGTGCAGATTCTGGAGCGGCTGACGCAGGCGCCCGATCATCCCGTGCTGCTGACCTTTCCCGAGTCGGAATATTTGAAAGGGTTGATCTGCCGGGTGTGGTAG
- a CDS encoding tripartite tricarboxylate transporter substrate binding protein gives MALWLVVGLLVACGGQAGSGASPAPAAPAPAGSPALINYPAQPIAIMAPAAPGGGWDQTARAMADALKAVTGQNVQVYNVPGAGGTVGLAQFVNEHSGDPHQLMVAGLVMVGAIQTNKSPVTLDQVTPIAALTAEAEAIVVPANSKYQTLQDLVNDFKANPTAISWGGGSAGGTDHILVGLLAKAVGVDAKQINYVAHSGGGEALAAILSGAVSAGVSSVSEFRDQVEAGQLRWLAVSSEERIPGIDAPTMREAGVDVALMNWRGVFAPPQLSPEQQNAVVGLIQRMHDAPEWQRALESNGWQDFFKAGGDFATFLNEQRQDIETVLREIGLTP, from the coding sequence ATGGCTCTTTGGCTCGTCGTCGGGCTGTTGGTAGCCTGCGGTGGGCAGGCCGGTTCCGGCGCCAGTCCGGCACCCGCTGCACCTGCCCCGGCAGGCTCACCGGCGCTGATCAATTACCCCGCGCAACCGATCGCGATCATGGCACCGGCCGCGCCCGGTGGCGGTTGGGACCAGACGGCGCGCGCCATGGCCGACGCGCTCAAGGCGGTGACGGGACAGAATGTCCAGGTGTACAACGTCCCCGGCGCCGGCGGCACGGTAGGCCTGGCGCAGTTCGTCAACGAGCACAGCGGTGATCCGCACCAGTTGATGGTGGCCGGTCTGGTGATGGTCGGCGCGATCCAGACCAACAAGTCGCCGGTGACGCTGGATCAGGTCACGCCGATCGCGGCGTTGACGGCGGAGGCCGAAGCGATCGTCGTGCCGGCCAACTCCAAGTATCAAACGCTGCAAGACCTGGTCAACGACTTCAAGGCCAATCCCACGGCGATCAGTTGGGGCGGTGGCTCGGCGGGCGGCACCGATCACATTCTGGTCGGGCTGCTGGCCAAGGCCGTCGGTGTCGATGCCAAGCAGATCAACTACGTGGCCCACTCGGGCGGCGGCGAGGCGCTGGCGGCGATCCTCTCCGGCGCAGTGAGCGCGGGCGTGTCGAGCGTGTCGGAGTTCCGCGATCAGGTCGAGGCCGGGCAGTTGCGCTGGCTGGCCGTGTCGAGCGAGGAGCGCATCCCGGGCATCGACGCACCGACCATGCGCGAAGCGGGCGTGGATGTGGCGCTGATGAACTGGCGCGGTGTCTTTGCACCGCCGCAGCTCTCGCCCGAGCAGCAAAACGCGGTGGTGGGCCTGATCCAGCGCATGCACGACGCGCCGGAGTGGCAGCGCGCGCTGGAAAGCAACGGCTGGCAAGACTTCTTCAAGGCCGGTGGCGATTTCGCGACCTTCCTGAACGAGCAGCGCCAGGATATCGAAACCGTGCTGCGCGAGATCGGGCTGACCCCATGA
- a CDS encoding PD-(D/E)XK nuclease family protein, with the protein MPHRRLICAAHGCGKTEHLIRAARQAQAAGVPVRCMLALTVHASAAAGLRDRLRAALNADVPVTTLRRRALSLLAGDPPAAALPPDWQEDEVLSGIDRRLLIRRAWAAVAAERASLWHARSDQPGALDWVARLFDLFSTWAGSADPGQVPPLLPTADPGLAELWHAYRGYLELCYTYGVVGFAEIVNRARDALRRRPLQPPRLLLLDDLDLFDPAELLFVSALIGPQTEVIATACGPPDAQSALAAERFLAAWLAQHGCVLEHDATTSSAAPRLGLGEYPTPEDEAEAIIAAIAAQDDPAACAIIAFDSELPVLLRRCAARVGVPLAGMAQRDGYTLALAPLALAGLKLIAAQPLSATEQQALLRHPALGLPPADARLLAEEVRLARAAPLEPDTPLPAGLSAAGQARLALIRQATGAARASALPPSARLSRWLEATELAAHAWQQTDAALSAAEAQIDRRLWARLIGFLEQTERLRQRLGLPFTPADAVEVFGAAQALVEPESPPLAGAVQLWSPAELGGRAARHVFITGLHEGALPPPPIALPLIDEAALVAACRELPGFVPPQLEDRAATWLRGLRALQRAVGRARVAAHLSYSRANREGARRLPSPLLAAYLGLTPDRSGSLTAAADQAGLACATAAQPVTRRGVPLLQPGAPLRCEGARAPESPFVVTPSQIEDWFACPRRCFYARRLRLDDVVSAPRQALGQIVHAALHHLLRVARGAPIDDRRALALLDECWDDDLRFWGTPLRARVFRRLAEQAVLNLARFERERSDGAAFIAGELELRWALPHSDSLLRARLDRIDADVHGLHIIDYKLGSQSPSLRALLGEWLPPAQADPARWRPGDLQLPLYALALEQGAAVDLALPSSRVRSVTLIYPLALYNEAGRPSATGVRRVEIIDHGDNCAACSARAAPQGRVALLCRRQLAMIETWARRAVEAMRADVWQPDPRDGQQTCARCPFRAICPDPR; encoded by the coding sequence ATGCCGCATCGCCGCCTGATCTGCGCCGCGCATGGCTGTGGCAAGACCGAGCACCTGATCCGCGCCGCGCGCCAGGCGCAGGCCGCGGGCGTGCCCGTGCGATGCATGCTGGCGCTAACTGTTCACGCGTCCGCCGCCGCCGGTCTGCGCGATCGCCTGCGCGCGGCGCTTAATGCCGACGTGCCTGTCACGACGCTGCGGCGGCGGGCGCTGAGTCTGTTGGCTGGTGATCCGCCAGCCGCCGCGCTGCCGCCTGACTGGCAGGAAGACGAGGTCTTGTCCGGCATCGATCGGCGATTGCTGATCCGGCGGGCCTGGGCCGCCGTCGCCGCCGAGCGCGCGTCGCTGTGGCACGCGCGAAGTGACCAGCCTGGCGCGCTCGACTGGGTGGCGCGGCTCTTCGATCTGTTCAGCACCTGGGCCGGCAGCGCCGATCCTGGGCAGGTGCCGCCGCTGCTGCCGACGGCCGATCCCGGTCTGGCCGAACTCTGGCATGCCTACCGCGGCTACCTGGAGCTGTGCTATACCTATGGCGTGGTGGGCTTTGCCGAGATCGTCAATCGCGCTCGCGATGCACTGCGCCGGCGACCCCTCCAACCGCCGCGCCTGCTGTTGCTCGACGATCTCGATCTGTTCGATCCCGCCGAACTGCTGTTTGTCAGCGCGCTGATCGGCCCGCAGACCGAGGTCATCGCTACGGCCTGCGGGCCGCCGGATGCGCAGAGCGCGCTGGCTGCGGAGCGCTTCCTGGCCGCCTGGCTGGCACAGCATGGCTGTGTGCTCGAACACGACGCGACCACCTCCAGTGCTGCACCGCGCCTCGGTCTGGGCGAGTATCCCACGCCCGAGGATGAGGCGGAGGCGATCATTGCCGCGATCGCCGCGCAGGACGATCCGGCAGCCTGCGCCATCATCGCCTTCGATAGCGAGCTGCCGGTCCTGCTGCGGCGCTGCGCCGCGCGCGTGGGTGTGCCGCTGGCGGGCATGGCGCAGCGCGACGGGTACACCCTGGCGCTGGCACCTCTGGCCCTGGCCGGGCTCAAGCTGATCGCCGCGCAACCGCTGAGCGCAACGGAACAGCAGGCATTGTTGCGCCATCCGGCGCTGGGGCTGCCGCCCGCCGATGCGCGTCTGCTGGCCGAGGAGGTGCGTCTGGCGCGCGCCGCGCCGCTGGAGCCAGACACGCCTCTGCCGGCAGGTCTCTCCGCAGCCGGGCAGGCACGTCTTGCACTGATCCGCCAGGCAACCGGCGCGGCGCGCGCCTCGGCGCTGCCGCCCAGCGCGCGCCTCAGCCGCTGGCTGGAGGCGACGGAGCTGGCCGCGCACGCCTGGCAGCAGACCGATGCTGCCCTGTCCGCTGCGGAGGCGCAGATCGACCGCCGTCTGTGGGCGCGCCTGATCGGCTTTCTGGAGCAGACTGAGCGGCTACGTCAGCGCTTAGGCCTGCCCTTCACCCCCGCCGATGCGGTGGAGGTCTTCGGCGCGGCGCAGGCGCTGGTCGAGCCCGAAAGCCCGCCGCTGGCCGGCGCGGTTCAGCTCTGGTCGCCTGCGGAGCTGGGTGGGCGCGCCGCGCGGCACGTCTTCATCACCGGCCTGCACGAGGGCGCGCTGCCGCCGCCACCCATAGCCTTACCGCTGATCGACGAAGCCGCGCTGGTCGCGGCCTGCCGCGAGCTGCCCGGCTTTGTACCGCCGCAGCTTGAGGATCGCGCTGCCACCTGGCTGCGCGGTCTGCGCGCGCTGCAACGCGCCGTGGGTCGCGCGCGCGTCGCGGCACACCTCTCCTACAGCCGCGCCAACCGCGAGGGCGCGCGGCGCCTGCCCTCGCCGTTGCTGGCCGCCTACCTGGGGCTGACGCCGGATCGCTCCGGTTCACTGACTGCCGCGGCCGACCAAGCCGGCCTGGCCTGCGCAACGGCAGCGCAGCCCGTGACGCGCCGCGGCGTGCCGCTGCTCCAGCCGGGCGCGCCGTTGCGCTGCGAAGGAGCGCGCGCGCCTGAGTCGCCCTTTGTGGTGACGCCCTCGCAGATCGAGGACTGGTTTGCCTGCCCGCGGCGCTGTTTCTATGCGCGTCGCCTGCGACTGGACGATGTTGTCTCCGCGCCGCGGCAGGCGCTGGGGCAGATCGTGCATGCCGCGTTGCACCACCTGCTGCGCGTAGCGCGCGGCGCGCCGATCGACGACCGCCGTGCGTTGGCGCTGCTGGACGAGTGCTGGGACGATGACCTGCGCTTCTGGGGCACGCCGCTGCGCGCGCGCGTCTTCCGCCGCCTGGCCGAGCAGGCTGTGCTCAATCTGGCGCGCTTCGAGCGCGAACGCAGCGATGGCGCGGCGTTCATCGCCGGCGAGCTCGAGCTGCGCTGGGCGCTGCCGCACAGCGATAGCCTGCTGCGGGCGCGCCTGGATCGCATCGACGCCGATGTCCACGGGCTGCACATCATCGATTACAAACTGGGCAGTCAGAGTCCGTCACTGCGTGCACTCCTGGGCGAGTGGCTGCCGCCGGCGCAGGCAGACCCGGCACGCTGGCGTCCGGGCGACCTGCAGTTGCCGCTCTACGCGCTGGCCTTGGAGCAGGGTGCCGCCGTCGATTTGGCGCTGCCGTCCTCGCGCGTGCGCAGCGTTACGTTGATCTACCCGCTGGCTCTATATAATGAGGCGGGACGACCGAGCGCCACGGGTGTGCGCCGCGTCGAGATCATCGATCACGGTGACAATTGTGCGGCTTGCTCTGCGCGCGCTGCTCCGCAAGGGCGCGTGGCGCTGCTCTGTCGTCGTCAGTTAGCCATGATCGAAACGTGGGCGCGCCGCGCGGTGGAGGCCATGCGTGCCGATGTCTGGCAGCCCGATCCGCGCGATGGGCAGCAGACCTGCGCGCGTTGCCCATTTCGCGCAATCTGTCCCGATCCGCGCTGA
- a CDS encoding phosphomannomutase/phosphoglucomutase encodes MQVNPGIFKAYDIRGIYPTELNEAVAYLIGRAFVTFLEADTVIVGRDMRTSGPALFEAVTRGITDQGADVINIGMVSTDQYYYACAKFGKPGMMVTASHNPKQYNGFKMVRRMPYLLSGDQGIQDLRRLVEREDFPAPPRKGTIREVDLLDEFVQSLLGLIDVNAIKPLKVIADTGNGMVGPALARLYSRLPVQLTPMYFEPDGTLPNHGLDPLQPENRAELQARVPQEGADVGFAFDGDGDRFFVIDDRGQFVPGDFMTALLAQYILRKHPGEKIVYDVRASWAVPDLVRAAGGTPLVERVGHAFIKTRMANENVVFAGEVSGHYYFRAFNFADSGMIPSLLVLELLSTSGRKLSELLAPLENKYFVSGEINSTVADAQAKLRELEQRYHDGRIEKIDGLSVSYDDWHFNVRASNTEPLLRLNLESIRSREHMEQKRDEVLAVIRG; translated from the coding sequence ATGCAGGTCAATCCCGGCATTTTTAAGGCCTATGACATCCGCGGCATCTACCCCACCGAGCTCAACGAAGCGGTGGCCTACCTGATCGGCCGCGCCTTCGTCACCTTTCTCGAAGCCGACACGGTGATCGTCGGGCGCGACATGCGCACCTCGGGGCCGGCGCTCTTCGAGGCGGTGACGCGCGGCATCACCGACCAGGGCGCCGACGTGATCAACATCGGCATGGTCAGTACCGATCAGTACTACTACGCCTGCGCCAAGTTCGGCAAGCCCGGCATGATGGTCACGGCCTCGCACAATCCCAAGCAGTACAACGGCTTCAAAATGGTGCGGCGCATGCCCTACCTGCTCAGCGGCGATCAGGGCATTCAGGATTTGCGCCGTCTGGTCGAGCGCGAGGACTTTCCGGCGCCGCCGCGCAAGGGCACGATCCGCGAGGTCGATCTGCTGGACGAATTTGTCCAGTCGCTGCTAGGGCTGATCGATGTCAATGCGATCAAGCCGCTCAAGGTCATCGCCGACACCGGCAACGGCATGGTCGGGCCGGCGCTGGCGCGGCTCTACAGCCGCCTGCCGGTGCAGCTCACGCCGATGTACTTCGAGCCGGACGGCACGCTGCCCAACCACGGCCTCGATCCGCTCCAGCCCGAAAATCGCGCCGAGCTCCAGGCGCGCGTGCCACAGGAAGGCGCCGATGTGGGCTTTGCCTTCGACGGCGACGGCGACCGCTTCTTTGTGATCGACGATCGCGGTCAGTTCGTGCCCGGCGACTTTATGACCGCGCTGCTGGCGCAGTACATCCTGCGCAAGCATCCGGGCGAGAAGATCGTCTATGACGTGCGCGCGTCTTGGGCTGTACCCGATCTGGTGCGGGCTGCCGGCGGCACACCGCTGGTGGAGCGCGTCGGCCATGCCTTTATCAAAACACGCATGGCCAACGAGAACGTGGTCTTCGCCGGCGAGGTGTCGGGGCACTACTACTTCCGCGCTTTCAACTTCGCCGACTCGGGTATGATCCCCTCGCTGCTGGTGTTGGAGCTGCTCTCGACCAGCGGCCGGAAGCTGAGCGAGCTGCTCGCGCCGCTCGAAAACAAATATTTCGTGTCGGGCGAGATCAACTCCACCGTCGCCGATGCGCAGGCCAAGCTGCGCGAGCTGGAGCAGCGCTACCACGATGGCCGTATCGAAAAGATCGACGGCCTCTCGGTGTCGTACGACGACTGGCACTTCAACGTGCGCGCCTCCAACACCGAGCCATTGCTGCGGCTCAACCTTGAGTCGATCCGCAGCCGCGAGCACATGGAGCAGAAGCGCGACGAAGTGCTGGCCGTGATTCGCGGCTAG